CTTATGATGGAATTGCTGTAATAGTAAATCCGAAATTAGGTATTGACAAAATATCTCTTGAAACCTTAAAAGGCATATATACCGGCAAATTGAGAACATGGAATCAAGTGAGTCCTAATTTACCTAAAAAAAGAATAGTAATTTATTCAAGAAATACAGCTTCTGGGACATATGAAACCTTTGAAAAGAAAGTTTTAAACAAGGAAAGAATGGCACCAACAGTGAAGATGGTAGAATCTACACAATTTGAAATTGAACAAGTATCTAGAAACCCTTATGCTATTGCTTATGTTGGAGTAGGATATGTAACCGACAAGGTAAAAGTTTTAAAAGTTGAAGGAATAGAACCTACAAAATTAAATATTTTAAATTCAAAATATCCAATATCAAGACCATTATATATGTTTATAGATGTAACAAATGGTTGGCCAGAAAGTGGAGTAATAAAAGAATACATCACTTTCGGATTATCAAAAAAAGGACAAGAATTAGCTGAAAAAGCAGGTTATATTGCAGCATATGGATTCTAAAAAGGAGTGTTTCTTTTGAGAGAATTAAAACATTTATTAAACTCTATAATAATAAAAACATTCGCTTTAACAGGTATAATTGCATTAATATTAATATTTGGATTTGTAATAAAAGAATCCATACCAGCTTTAGAAAAAGCTGGTATGGAAATATTTACAAGCTTTGATTGGTATCCAACATTTGATCCACCATCTTTTGGAATTCTAACAATGCTTTTAAATTCTATTATATTAACTATTGTTTCTTCATTAATTGTTTTACCTCTTGGATATATTATAGCTTTTTTTATGTATGATTACGCAACTGAATTTGAAAAAAGAATGATAAAATCTTCTATTGATCTATTATCTGGAGTTCCATCAGTAATTATAGGTATGTTTTTAATAATTTATATTTCTCCATGGATGTTAGAAATTGGTGCTTGGTCAGCAGAAAATATATTATTAGCTTCTATTGGATTAACTATTCTTTCTTTACCCTATACAGCATCATTAATGGAAGAAGCTATGAGTTCAGTTGATATTAGTCTTAAAGAAGGGGCATTAGCATTAGGGACTACAAGATTTATAGCTGGATTTAAAGTAGTTTCAAAAGCCGCTTTACCTGGTATCTTTAATGCCGCTATATTAACAATAAATAGAATAATTGGTGAAACTATGGTTGTATTAATGGCTGCTGGAGGCGCAAATATGTTGCCCCTTTCTATATTTGATCCTGTAAGGCCCTTGACTGCAGCTATAGCTAGTGAAATGGGTGAAGTTGAAATTGGCAGCATTCATTACTCAGCATTATTTGCTTCTGGGCTTGTCCTTTTAACTATTTCTTTTATACTAACACTAATTTCAAAAAGGC
This is a stretch of genomic DNA from Marinitoga hydrogenitolerans DSM 16785. It encodes these proteins:
- a CDS encoding phosphate ABC transporter substrate-binding protein PstS family protein, which gives rise to MKRILLVGLLLSLLVLSFSEKLVIKGSNTIFPVAQLWIEELKKIKPDLEITLEGAGSSTGIAALFNGTTDIANASRFLKSKEIEKMNKEGKYFAPIVIAYDGIAVIVNPKLGIDKISLETLKGIYTGKLRTWNQVSPNLPKKRIVIYSRNTASGTYETFEKKVLNKERMAPTVKMVESTQFEIEQVSRNPYAIAYVGVGYVTDKVKVLKVEGIEPTKLNILNSKYPISRPLYMFIDVTNGWPESGVIKEYITFGLSKKGQELAEKAGYIAAYGF
- the pstC gene encoding phosphate ABC transporter permease subunit PstC, with amino-acid sequence MRELKHLLNSIIIKTFALTGIIALILIFGFVIKESIPALEKAGMEIFTSFDWYPTFDPPSFGILTMLLNSIILTIVSSLIVLPLGYIIAFFMYDYATEFEKRMIKSSIDLLSGVPSVIIGMFLIIYISPWMLEIGAWSAENILLASIGLTILSLPYTASLMEEAMSSVDISLKEGALALGTTRFIAGFKVVSKAALPGIFNAAILTINRIIGETMVVLMAAGGANMLPLSIFDPVRPLTAAIASEMGEVEIGSIHYSALFASGLVLLTISFILTLISKRLSRRWSK